A window of the Mucilaginibacter sp. cycad4 genome harbors these coding sequences:
- a CDS encoding acyltransferase: protein MSKNPTYLESKGHYQILDGLRGVASLFVVAFHVFETYADGNRFKQIINHGYLAVDFFFVLSGFVVAYAYDDRWGKMTQWDFYKRRLIRLQPMVIMGSIIGALFFYTQSGGAFPLIHDTPVWKMLVMMVVGFTLVPVLPSMDIRGWQEMHPLNGPAWSLFFEYIANILYALVIRKFSNTMLAILVFLSACLLIHYTVMGPQGDVIGGWSVDKTQLKIGFTRLLYPFFAGMLLCRMGKLIHIKGAFAVCSLLIIAILSVPRIGGSEHLWMNGLYESFCIIILFPLIVAIGAGGSLKSKSAIRICKFMGDISYPLYITHYPLIYFHVAWVTNNKIPMAQGLLGGLGIFVVSIAIAYGCLKLYDEPVRDWLKKRFLLKKT from the coding sequence ATGAGTAAAAACCCTACGTACCTTGAATCAAAAGGTCATTATCAAATTCTTGACGGATTGCGCGGTGTGGCATCCCTTTTTGTAGTGGCTTTCCATGTTTTTGAAACCTATGCCGATGGTAACCGCTTTAAGCAGATCATAAACCACGGTTACCTGGCTGTCGATTTCTTTTTTGTGCTCTCGGGTTTTGTAGTTGCTTATGCTTATGACGATCGCTGGGGTAAAATGACCCAATGGGATTTTTACAAACGCCGCCTCATCCGCTTACAGCCTATGGTTATTATGGGCTCAATTATCGGCGCGCTGTTTTTTTATACACAGAGCGGTGGAGCCTTCCCGCTCATTCATGATACGCCGGTTTGGAAAATGCTGGTGATGATGGTGGTTGGTTTTACGCTGGTACCCGTGCTGCCATCTATGGATATCCGGGGCTGGCAGGAAATGCACCCCTTGAATGGCCCGGCGTGGTCGCTTTTTTTTGAATATATCGCCAATATTTTATACGCTCTGGTGATCCGTAAATTTTCTAATACCATGCTTGCCATATTGGTGTTTTTGTCGGCCTGTTTGCTGATCCACTATACAGTAATGGGCCCGCAGGGCGATGTAATTGGCGGATGGTCGGTTGATAAAACGCAGCTCAAGATTGGCTTTACCCGTTTGCTTTACCCATTTTTTGCCGGGATGCTGCTTTGCCGTATGGGTAAACTTATCCATATTAAAGGCGCGTTTGCAGTATGCAGCCTCCTGATCATTGCTATATTGAGTGTGCCGAGGATAGGGGGGAGTGAACATTTATGGATGAATGGCTTGTACGAATCGTTCTGCATCATCATTCTTTTCCCCCTGATTGTTGCCATTGGCGCGGGCGGAAGCTTAAAGAGTAAAAGCGCTATCAGGATTTGTAAATTTATGGGGGACATTTCTTATCCGCTTTATATTACACATTATCCTTTAATATATTTCCATGTAGCCTGGGTAACAAATAATAAGATCCCCATGGCGCAGGGCCTGCTTGGCGGGCTGGGGATTTTTGTAGTCAGTATAGCTATTGCCTACGGCTGCCTCAAATTGTATGATGAGCCTGTCAGGGATTGGTTAAAGAAACGTTTCCTGCTGAAAAAGACATAA
- a CDS encoding CRTAC1 family protein: MIKKKITAALVLLCGFTIMASCQNSSNEEMVQVLKQINKKNNIISNPFNPEMKLAYCDSLLKIKRLAKNQEVLFSKASLLLKAGQEQQSVNIYKYLMDNIDFMSTDEMLSEQAIAYMRLGERSNCMLNHTGSSCIFPIKDDGVHKLQTGSRKAIEAYKALLKLRPDDYESRWLINIAYMTLGEYPQKVPGNALIPGLNADPDTAYQVKPFVDVAGSLGLNINGRAGGVIVDDFNNDGYLDIMTSGWDLSDPMHYFQNNQDGTFSDRTETAGLKGITGGLNIQQTDYNNDGKLDVFVLRGAWLTRGFGNQPSSLLRNNGDGTFTDVTAISGLFMLHPTQTATWADFNNDGWLDVFVGNENSESMYNIDESTCQLYMNNRNGTFSNITTAAHCGIKAFVKGVTSADYDNDGFTDIFISTMDGRKYLLKNKGKTAAGVDFEDMTVQSGLDQIKQRTFTTWFYDYNNDGWPDLMVANYHFERTLGFYSAAAALGKPVPEAGNIYLYKNNHNGTFTDVTKEAGLDKVVYSMGANFGDIDNDGYPDMYFGTGNPDFKSLVPNKFFRNIGGKRFADITSSSRTGNLQKGHGIAFADLRNNGHQDIFAEMGGAYIGDSYTSSLYMNPGVSNNNWISLKLNGTKANNAAIGSHIKLTFTENGVKRSVYKDVNSGGSFGSSPLQQEIGIGQAKVIDEVEIKWAGSGAVQYFKNVAPNQFLNITEGSAQYKTVQLTKLIFRSKNMPGCTPMQMTAKTN; encoded by the coding sequence ATGATAAAGAAAAAAATTACCGCCGCGCTTGTTCTGCTATGCGGCTTCACCATAATGGCATCGTGCCAAAACTCATCTAATGAAGAGATGGTCCAGGTGCTGAAGCAGATAAATAAAAAGAATAACATCATTTCAAACCCGTTTAACCCCGAAATGAAATTGGCTTATTGCGATTCGCTGCTTAAAATTAAACGGCTTGCCAAAAACCAGGAGGTTTTATTTTCAAAAGCCTCGCTGTTGTTAAAGGCCGGTCAGGAGCAGCAATCTGTAAACATTTATAAGTACCTGATGGATAATATCGACTTTATGTCGACCGATGAGATGCTGTCCGAACAGGCCATAGCTTACATGCGTTTGGGTGAACGGAGCAATTGTATGCTTAACCACACCGGCTCATCATGTATCTTCCCAATTAAAGATGATGGGGTGCACAAGCTCCAAACAGGCTCAAGAAAAGCGATTGAGGCGTATAAAGCATTGTTAAAGCTTCGCCCCGATGATTATGAGTCGCGCTGGTTGATTAATATAGCCTATATGACGCTTGGCGAGTATCCGCAAAAAGTACCCGGGAATGCATTGATACCTGGCCTCAATGCTGACCCGGACACTGCATATCAGGTTAAACCCTTTGTTGATGTGGCAGGTAGCCTTGGCCTTAATATCAACGGCCGGGCAGGCGGGGTCATTGTTGATGATTTTAATAACGATGGCTATCTTGATATCATGACATCGGGCTGGGACCTGAGCGACCCGATGCATTACTTTCAAAATAACCAGGACGGCACATTTAGCGATCGTACGGAAACCGCCGGTTTAAAGGGTATTACCGGCGGACTTAATATCCAGCAAACCGATTATAATAATGATGGTAAACTGGATGTTTTTGTTTTGCGGGGCGCATGGCTTACCAGGGGTTTCGGTAACCAGCCCAGCTCGTTATTGCGTAATAATGGCGACGGTACTTTTACCGATGTAACAGCCATAAGCGGTTTATTTATGCTTCACCCCACGCAAACTGCAACCTGGGCCGATTTTAATAACGATGGCTGGCTGGATGTATTTGTAGGTAATGAAAATTCAGAGTCGATGTACAATATTGATGAATCAACCTGCCAGTTATACATGAATAACCGTAATGGCACATTCAGCAATATAACCACTGCCGCTCATTGCGGTATCAAGGCTTTTGTAAAAGGGGTAACATCTGCCGATTATGATAACGACGGTTTTACCGACATATTTATCTCAACTATGGACGGACGCAAATACCTGCTTAAAAATAAAGGCAAAACCGCAGCAGGGGTAGATTTTGAAGATATGACCGTGCAATCGGGCCTTGACCAGATCAAACAACGAACCTTTACTACCTGGTTTTACGATTACAATAACGATGGATGGCCCGATTTGATGGTGGCCAATTATCATTTTGAGCGTACTTTGGGCTTTTACAGCGCCGCCGCCGCCCTGGGCAAACCCGTTCCGGAAGCCGGTAATATCTACCTGTATAAAAACAACCATAACGGTACATTTACTGATGTAACTAAAGAGGCAGGGCTGGATAAAGTAGTTTACAGCATGGGGGCTAATTTTGGCGATATCGATAACGATGGCTATCCCGATATGTACTTTGGTACAGGTAACCCCGATTTTAAATCGCTGGTACCTAACAAGTTCTTCAGAAATATTGGGGGTAAACGTTTTGCTGATATCACTTCATCATCACGTACGGGTAATTTGCAAAAGGGGCACGGCATAGCATTTGCCGATTTGAGGAATAACGGCCACCAGGATATTTTTGCCGAAATGGGTGGTGCTTATATTGGCGATTCGTACACCAGTTCATTATACATGAACCCCGGTGTAAGCAATAACAATTGGATTAGCCTGAAATTGAATGGCACAAAAGCTAACAATGCAGCCATCGGGAGCCATATTAAACTCACTTTTACCGAAAATGGGGTTAAACGTTCTGTTTATAAAGATGTTAACTCGGGCGGAAGTTTTGGATCGTCGCCTTTGCAGCAGGAGATAGGCATTGGCCAGGCAAAAGTGATTGATGAAGTTGAGATAAAATGGGCGGGCAGCGGCGCTGTGCAATACTTTAAAAATGTTGCCCCCAACCAGTTTTTAAATATCACCGAAGGTAGTGCACAATACAAAACCGTCCAATTAACAAAATTGATTTTCCGCAGCAAAAACATGCCTGGTTGTACGCCCATGCAAATGACAGCTAAAACAAATTAA